The following coding sequences lie in one Arabidopsis thaliana chromosome 3, partial sequence genomic window:
- a CDS encoding Regulator of chromosome condensation (RCC1) family protein, with translation MNGNIVGKVPIGECKATVVYMSGYLPGAASEKSPILSPVPVRLSAAVHGGDSWKDVCGGGCGFAMAISEKGKLITWGSTDDEGQSYVASGKHGETPEPFPLPTEAPVVQASSGWAHCAVVTETGEAFTWGWKECIPSKDPVGKQQSGSSEQVSPASQGSNAASGTTLQNENQKVGEESVKRRRVSTAKDETEGHTSGGDFFATTPSLVSVGLGVRITSVATGGRHTLALSDLGQIWGWGYGGEGQLGLGSRIKMVSSPHLIPCLESIGSGKERSFILHQGGTTTTSAQASREPGQYIKAISCGGRHSAAITDAGGLITFGWGLYGQCGHGNTNDQLRPMAVSEVKSVRMESVAAGLWHTICISSDGKVYAFGGNQFGQLGTGTDHAEILPRLLDGQNLEGKHAKAVSCGARHSAVLAEDGQLLCWGWNKYGQLGLGDTNDRNIPTQVQLDGCRLRKVACGWWHTLLLGDSPT, from the exons ATGAATGGGAATATTGTAGGAAAGGTTCCGATTGGGGAATGTAAAGCGACTGTAGTTTACATGTCCGGTTACTTACCAGGAGCTGCGTCGGAGAAATCCCCGATTCTCTCCCCTGTTCCCGTGCGTTTATCGGCGGCTGTTCACGGTGGAGATTCGTGGAAAGATGTAtgtggtggtggttgtggaTTCGCTATGGCTATTTCAG AGAAAGGAAAGCTTATAACTTGGGGTTCTACTGATGATGAAGGACAGAGCTATGTGGCTTCTGGGAAGCATGGG GAAACTCCAGAGCCGTTTCCTCTTCCTACGGAGGCTCCAGTCGTTCAGGCTTCTTCAGGATGGGCACATTGTGCGGTTGTAACAG AGACTGGTGAAGCATTTACTTGGGGTTGGAAGGAGTGCATTCCATCAAAGGATCCTGTTGGAAAGCAGCAGAGTGGCTCAAGTGAGCAAG TGAGTCCAGCATCACAAGGTTCAAATGCGGCTAGTGGTACGACACTACAGAATGAGAACCAAAAGGTAGGGGAGGAATCAGTGAAGCGGAGACGGGTTTCAACTGCCAAAGATGAAACTGAAGGCCATACATCTGGAGGCGACTTCTTTGCTACAACACCTTCACTTGTGAGTGTTGGCCTTGGAGTGAGGATCACCAGTGTTGCTACTGGTGGTCGGCATACGCTGGCATTGTCAG ATTTAGGACAGATTTGGGGTTGGGGATATGGAGGCGAAGGTCAACTAGGATTGGGTTCCCGGATTAAAATGGTGTCATCTCCTCATCTAATACCTTGCCTTGAATCAATTGGATCTGGAAAAGAAAGATCTTTCATATTACATCAAGGAGGAACAACAACCACGTCTGCTCAAGCTTCTAGAGAACCTGGTCAGTACATCAAGGCCATTTCATGTGGAGGTCGTCATAGCGCAGCAATTACAG ATGCTGGCGGGTTAATAACTTTTGGCTGGGGACTCTATGGACAG TGTGGCCACGGAAACACAAATGACCAGTTAAGGCCCATGGCTGTGTCAGAAGTGAAGAGTGTTCGGATGGAAAGCGTAGCAGCTGGATTGTGGCACACTATTTGCATCTCTAGTGATGGTAAAGTGTATGCCTTCGGTGGAAACCAATTTGGGCAACTGGGAACTGGTACTGATCATGCTGAG ATATTACCGAGGTTGCTGGATGGCCAGAATTTGGAGGGCAAACATGCAAAAGCAGTTAGTTGCGGCGCGCGACATAGTGCGGTTTTGGCAG AAGATGGTCAGTTGCTATGCTGGGGATGGAACAAATATGGACAG CTGGGTCTAGGGGACACGAATGACCGGAACATTCCTACACAAGTCCAGCTGGATGGCTGCAGACTGAGAAAAGTGGCGTGTGGATGGTGGCATACATTGCTACTAGGAGATTCACCCACTTGA
- a CDS encoding Protein kinase superfamily protein (Protein kinase superfamily protein; FUNCTIONS IN: protein serine/threonine kinase activity, protein kinase activity, kinase activity, ATP binding; INVOLVED IN: protein amino acid phosphorylation; LOCATED IN: endomembrane system; EXPRESSED IN: root; CONTAINS InterPro DOMAIN/s: Protein kinase, ATP binding site (InterPro:IPR017441), Protein kinase, catalytic domain (InterPro:IPR000719), Serine/threonine-protein kinase-like domain (InterPro:IPR017442), Protein kinase-like domain (InterPro:IPR011009), Serine/threonine-protein kinase, active site (InterPro:IPR008271); BEST Arabidopsis thaliana protein match is: Protein kinase family protein (TAIR:AT5G02070.1); Has 115602 Blast hits to 114373 proteins in 4609 species: Archae - 101; Bacteria - 12221; Metazoa - 43563; Fungi - 9536; Plants - 32868; Viruses - 453; Other Eukaryotes - 16860 (source: NCBI BLink).) has protein sequence MELPWLSLTTFTLSLLIYFSSTTQAFKRCPNCGSTRVPYPLSTGLDCGDPGYRIRCDNYGSLWFDTLNGSTNPIKTIDPSGQRFVLRPPGFEQNKCVSVDIKYHGIQLDLNLPFNVSCSNTVIIMNCTKDGLDAYSSQGFNCSDNSLCHKFLNANLEARGNCRGVTSCCWYKTGASVNTYKVYRARPDMCSAYQSFMNLDLTIPVSKWGEPAVEILWEAPREPVCKSQGDCRDLLNSVCSNDSTNLGQKRCFCKKGFQWDSVNAVCEVNRCSKRKSCKRWSNLPLLGGLAGGVGAILIAGFITKTIVSKQNRRIAGNQSWASVRKLHRNLLSINSTGLDRIFTGKEIVKATDNFAKSNLLGFGGFGEVFKGNLDDGTTVAVKRAKLGNEKSIYQIVNEVQILCQVSHKNLVKLLGCCIELEMPVLVYEFVPNGTLFEHIYGGGGGGGGLYDHLPLRRRLMIAHQTAQGLDYLHSSSSPPIYHRDVKSSNILLDENLDVKVADFGLSRLGVSDVSHVTTCAQGTLGYLDPEYYLNFQLTDKSDVYSFGVVLFELLTCKKAIDFNREEEDVNLVVFVRKALKEGRLMDVIDPVIGIGATEKEIESMKALGVLAELCVKETRQCRPTMQVAAKEIENILHGI, from the exons atgGAGCTTCCATGGCTCTCTCTCACCACCTTCACTCTTTCCCTACTTATCTACTTCTCTTCAACTACACAAGCTTTCAAACGATGCCCTAACTGTGGATCTACCCGAGTCCCGTACCCGCTAAGCACGGGACTAGATTGTGGCGATCCAGGTTACAGGATCCGGTGCGACAACTACGGTTCCCTATGGTTCGACACGCTCAATGGCTCAACCAATCCAATCAAAACAATTGACCCATCGGGCCAACGGTTCGTTCTCCGTCCACCAGGTTtcgaacaaaacaaatgtgtCTCGGTCGATATCAAGTACCACGGTATTCAACTAGACCTAAACCTTCCTTTTAATGTGAGTTGTAGTAACACGGTTATAATCATGAACTGTACAAAAGATGGTCTAGATGCGTACAGCTCTCAAGGGTTTAACTGCTCAGACAATAGCTTGTGCCACAAGTTTCTAAATGCAAATCTCGAGGCACGAGGCAATTGCCGAGGCGTGACGTCTTGCTGCTGGTATAAAACCGGGGCATCGGTTAATACTTACAAAGTTTATCGAGCTAGGCCAGATATGTGTTCGGCTTATCAGAGTTTTATGAATTTGGATCTGACGATCCCGGTTAGCAAATGGGGCGAACCAGCCGTGGAAATACTATGGGAAGCTCCTAGAGAACCGGTTTGTAAGAGTCAAGGAGATTGCAGAGATTTATTGAATTCAGTTTGTTCGAACGATTCAACGAATTTAGGACAGAAGAGATGTTTCTGCAAGAAAGGGTTTCAATGGGACTCGGTCAACGCAGTATGTGAAG ttaaCAGGTGCTCTAAGCGTAAAAGTTGCAAGCGTTGGAGCAATTTACCTTTATTAGGAg GTTTAGCCGGTGGTGTGGGAGCAATATTGATCGCCGGATTCATAACGAAGACGATAGTCTCGAAGCAGAATCGGAGAATCGCCGGAAACCAATCATGGGCAAGCGTAAGGAAACTTCATCGAAACCTGTTGAGTATCAACAGTACCGGACTAGATAGAATCTTCACCGGCAAAGAAATCGTCAAAGCCACAGATAATTTCGCCAAATCAAATCTCCTAGGCTTCGGTGGATTCGGCGAAGTTTTCAAAGGAAATCTCGATGACGGAACCACCGTAGCTGTGAAACGCGCCAAACTCGGAAACGAAAAGAGCATTTACCAAATCGTCAACGAGGTTCAGATTCTCTGTCAAGTTAGCCATAAGAATCTAGTGAAGCTTCTCGGATGCTGCATCGAATTGGAAATGCCAGTTCTTGTTTACGAATTCGTCCCAAACGGAACTTTGTTTGAACACATTTACGGCGgtggcggcggcggaggaggattATACGATCATTTACCGTTGCGGCGGCGTCTTATGATCGCACACCAAACGGCTCAAGGACTTGATTATCTTCACTCGTCTTCATCGCCGCCGATTTATCACAGAGATGTTAAATCAAGTAATATTCTCCTCGACGAGAATCTTGATGTTAAGGTTGCTGATTTTGGATTATCAAGATTAGGTGTGAGTGATGTGAGTCACGTCACCACCTGTGCTCAAGGAACATTAGGTTATTTAGATCCAGAGTACTATCTTAACTTTCAGTTGACGGATAAGAGCGACGTGTATAGCTTCGGGGTTGTGTTGTTCGAGTTATTGACTTGTAAGAAGGCGATTGATTTTAATCGTGAGGAGGAAGATGTGAATTTGGTGGTGTTTGTGAGGAAGGCTTTGAAGGAAGGGAGATTGATGGATGTGATTGATCCGGTGATTGGGATAGGAGCGACGGAGAAGGAGATTGAGTCTATGAAGGCGCTTGGAGTTTTGGCGGAGTTGTGTGTGAAAGAGACGAGACAATGTCGACCAACTATGCAAGTTGCTGCAAAGGAGATCGAAAACATTTTACACGGAATTTAA
- a CDS encoding Regulator of chromosome condensation (RCC1) family protein has product MNGNIVGKVPIGECKATVVYMSGYLPGAASEKSPILSPVPVRLSAAVHGGDSWKDVCGGGCGFAMAISEKGKLITWGSTDDEGQSYVASGKHGETPEPFPLPTEAPVVQASSGWAHCAVVTETGEAFTWGWKECIPSKDPVGKQQSGSSEQGDIGWDIFGCSVVIFLLLMDMVTFSIVIVSPASQGSNAASGTTLQNENQKVGEESVKRRRVSTAKDETEGHTSGGDFFATTPSLVSVGLGVRITSVATGGRHTLALSDLGQIWGWGYGGEGQLGLGSRIKMVSSPHLIPCLESIGSGKERSFILHQGGTTTTSAQASREPGQYIKAISCGGRHSAAITDAGGLITFGWGLYGQCGHGNTNDQLRPMAVSEVKSVRMESVAAGLWHTICISSDGKVYAFGGNQFGQLGTGTDHAEILPRLLDGQNLEGKHAKAVSCGARHSAVLAEDGQLLCWGWNKYGQLGLGDTNDRNIPTQVQLDGCRLRKVACGWWHTLLLGDSPT; this is encoded by the exons ATGAATGGGAATATTGTAGGAAAGGTTCCGATTGGGGAATGTAAAGCGACTGTAGTTTACATGTCCGGTTACTTACCAGGAGCTGCGTCGGAGAAATCCCCGATTCTCTCCCCTGTTCCCGTGCGTTTATCGGCGGCTGTTCACGGTGGAGATTCGTGGAAAGATGTAtgtggtggtggttgtggaTTCGCTATGGCTATTTCAG AGAAAGGAAAGCTTATAACTTGGGGTTCTACTGATGATGAAGGACAGAGCTATGTGGCTTCTGGGAAGCATGGG GAAACTCCAGAGCCGTTTCCTCTTCCTACGGAGGCTCCAGTCGTTCAGGCTTCTTCAGGATGGGCACATTGTGCGGTTGTAACAG AGACTGGTGAAGCATTTACTTGGGGTTGGAAGGAGTGCATTCCATCAAAGGATCCTGTTGGAAAGCAGCAGAGTGGCTCAAGTGAGCAAGGTGATATCGGTTGGGATATCTTTGGTTGTagtgttgttatttttttattgttgatgGATATGGTAACGTTTTCAATTGTGATAGTGAGTCCAGCATCACAAGGTTCAAATGCGGCTAGTGGTACGACACTACAGAATGAGAACCAAAAGGTAGGGGAGGAATCAGTGAAGCGGAGACGGGTTTCAACTGCCAAAGATGAAACTGAAGGCCATACATCTGGAGGCGACTTCTTTGCTACAACACCTTCACTTGTGAGTGTTGGCCTTGGAGTGAGGATCACCAGTGTTGCTACTGGTGGTCGGCATACGCTGGCATTGTCAG ATTTAGGACAGATTTGGGGTTGGGGATATGGAGGCGAAGGTCAACTAGGATTGGGTTCCCGGATTAAAATGGTGTCATCTCCTCATCTAATACCTTGCCTTGAATCAATTGGATCTGGAAAAGAAAGATCTTTCATATTACATCAAGGAGGAACAACAACCACGTCTGCTCAAGCTTCTAGAGAACCTGGTCAGTACATCAAGGCCATTTCATGTGGAGGTCGTCATAGCGCAGCAATTACAG ATGCTGGCGGGTTAATAACTTTTGGCTGGGGACTCTATGGACAG TGTGGCCACGGAAACACAAATGACCAGTTAAGGCCCATGGCTGTGTCAGAAGTGAAGAGTGTTCGGATGGAAAGCGTAGCAGCTGGATTGTGGCACACTATTTGCATCTCTAGTGATGGTAAAGTGTATGCCTTCGGTGGAAACCAATTTGGGCAACTGGGAACTGGTACTGATCATGCTGAG ATATTACCGAGGTTGCTGGATGGCCAGAATTTGGAGGGCAAACATGCAAAAGCAGTTAGTTGCGGCGCGCGACATAGTGCGGTTTTGGCAG AAGATGGTCAGTTGCTATGCTGGGGATGGAACAAATATGGACAG CTGGGTCTAGGGGACACGAATGACCGGAACATTCCTACACAAGTCCAGCTGGATGGCTGCAGACTGAGAAAAGTGGCGTGTGGATGGTGGCATACATTGCTACTAGGAGATTCACCCACTTGA
- a CDS encoding Regulator of chromosome condensation (RCC1) family protein, translated as MNGNIVGKVPIGECKATVVYMSGYLPGAASEKSPILSPVPVRLSAAVHGGDSWKDVCGGGCGFAMAISEKGKLITWGSTDDEGQSYVASGKHGETPEPFPLPTEAPVVQASSGWAHCAVVTETGEAFTWGWKECIPSKDPVGKQQSGSSEQGDIGWDIFGCSVVIFLLLMDMVTFSIVIVSPASQGSNAASGTTLQNENQKVGEESVKRRRVSTAKDETEGHTSGGDFFATTPSLVSVGLGVRITSVATGGRHTLALSDLGQIWGWGYGGEGQLGLGSRIKMVSSPHLIPCLESIGSGKERSFILHQGGTTTTSAQASREPGQYIKAISCGGRHSAAITDAGGLITFGWGLYGQCGHGNTNDQLRPMAVSEVKSVRMESVAAGLWHTICISSDGKVYAFGGNQFGQLGTGTDHAEILPRLLDGQNLEGKHAKAVSCGARHSAVLAVVLTRRN; from the exons ATGAATGGGAATATTGTAGGAAAGGTTCCGATTGGGGAATGTAAAGCGACTGTAGTTTACATGTCCGGTTACTTACCAGGAGCTGCGTCGGAGAAATCCCCGATTCTCTCCCCTGTTCCCGTGCGTTTATCGGCGGCTGTTCACGGTGGAGATTCGTGGAAAGATGTAtgtggtggtggttgtggaTTCGCTATGGCTATTTCAG AGAAAGGAAAGCTTATAACTTGGGGTTCTACTGATGATGAAGGACAGAGCTATGTGGCTTCTGGGAAGCATGGG GAAACTCCAGAGCCGTTTCCTCTTCCTACGGAGGCTCCAGTCGTTCAGGCTTCTTCAGGATGGGCACATTGTGCGGTTGTAACAG AGACTGGTGAAGCATTTACTTGGGGTTGGAAGGAGTGCATTCCATCAAAGGATCCTGTTGGAAAGCAGCAGAGTGGCTCAAGTGAGCAAGGTGATATCGGTTGGGATATCTTTGGTTGTagtgttgttatttttttattgttgatgGATATGGTAACGTTTTCAATTGTGATAGTGAGTCCAGCATCACAAGGTTCAAATGCGGCTAGTGGTACGACACTACAGAATGAGAACCAAAAGGTAGGGGAGGAATCAGTGAAGCGGAGACGGGTTTCAACTGCCAAAGATGAAACTGAAGGCCATACATCTGGAGGCGACTTCTTTGCTACAACACCTTCACTTGTGAGTGTTGGCCTTGGAGTGAGGATCACCAGTGTTGCTACTGGTGGTCGGCATACGCTGGCATTGTCAG ATTTAGGACAGATTTGGGGTTGGGGATATGGAGGCGAAGGTCAACTAGGATTGGGTTCCCGGATTAAAATGGTGTCATCTCCTCATCTAATACCTTGCCTTGAATCAATTGGATCTGGAAAAGAAAGATCTTTCATATTACATCAAGGAGGAACAACAACCACGTCTGCTCAAGCTTCTAGAGAACCTGGTCAGTACATCAAGGCCATTTCATGTGGAGGTCGTCATAGCGCAGCAATTACAG ATGCTGGCGGGTTAATAACTTTTGGCTGGGGACTCTATGGACAG TGTGGCCACGGAAACACAAATGACCAGTTAAGGCCCATGGCTGTGTCAGAAGTGAAGAGTGTTCGGATGGAAAGCGTAGCAGCTGGATTGTGGCACACTATTTGCATCTCTAGTGATGGTAAAGTGTATGCCTTCGGTGGAAACCAATTTGGGCAACTGGGAACTGGTACTGATCATGCTGAG ATATTACCGAGGTTGCTGGATGGCCAGAATTTGGAGGGCAAACATGCAAAAGCAGTTAGTTGCGGCGCGCGACATAGTGCGGTTTTGGCAG TTGTTTTAACgagaagaaactaa
- a CDS encoding Regulator of chromosome condensation (RCC1) family protein (Regulator of chromosome condensation (RCC1) family protein; CONTAINS InterPro DOMAIN/s: Regulator of chromosome condensation/beta-lactamase-inhibitor protein II (InterPro:IPR009091), Regulator of chromosome condensation, RCC1 (InterPro:IPR000408); BEST Arabidopsis thaliana protein match is: Regulator of chromosome condensation (RCC1) family protein (TAIR:AT3G55580.1); Has 18457 Blast hits to 6075 proteins in 470 species: Archae - 72; Bacteria - 2471; Metazoa - 6670; Fungi - 820; Plants - 2636; Viruses - 0; Other Eukaryotes - 5788 (source: NCBI BLink).), with the protein MNGNIVGKVPIGECKATVVYMSGYLPGAASEKSPILSPVPVRLSAAVHGGDSWKDVCGGGCGFAMAISEKGKLITWGSTDDEGQSYVASGKHGETPEPFPLPTEAPVVQASSGWAHCAVVTETGEAFTWGWKECIPSKDPVGKQQSGSSEQVSPASQGSNAASGTTLQNENQKVGEESVKRRRVSTAKDETEGHTSGGDFFATTPSLVSVGLGVRITSVATGGRHTLALSDLGQIWGWGYGGEGQLGLGSRIKMVSSPHLIPCLESIGSGKERSFILHQGGTTTTSAQASREPGQYIKAISCGGRHSAAITDAGGLITFGWGLYGQCGHGNTNDQLRPMAVSEVKSVRMESVAAGLWHTICISSDGKVYAFGGNQFGQLGTGTDHAEILPRLLDGQNLEGKHAKAVSCGARHSAVLAVVLTRRN; encoded by the exons ATGAATGGGAATATTGTAGGAAAGGTTCCGATTGGGGAATGTAAAGCGACTGTAGTTTACATGTCCGGTTACTTACCAGGAGCTGCGTCGGAGAAATCCCCGATTCTCTCCCCTGTTCCCGTGCGTTTATCGGCGGCTGTTCACGGTGGAGATTCGTGGAAAGATGTAtgtggtggtggttgtggaTTCGCTATGGCTATTTCAG AGAAAGGAAAGCTTATAACTTGGGGTTCTACTGATGATGAAGGACAGAGCTATGTGGCTTCTGGGAAGCATGGG GAAACTCCAGAGCCGTTTCCTCTTCCTACGGAGGCTCCAGTCGTTCAGGCTTCTTCAGGATGGGCACATTGTGCGGTTGTAACAG AGACTGGTGAAGCATTTACTTGGGGTTGGAAGGAGTGCATTCCATCAAAGGATCCTGTTGGAAAGCAGCAGAGTGGCTCAAGTGAGCAAG TGAGTCCAGCATCACAAGGTTCAAATGCGGCTAGTGGTACGACACTACAGAATGAGAACCAAAAGGTAGGGGAGGAATCAGTGAAGCGGAGACGGGTTTCAACTGCCAAAGATGAAACTGAAGGCCATACATCTGGAGGCGACTTCTTTGCTACAACACCTTCACTTGTGAGTGTTGGCCTTGGAGTGAGGATCACCAGTGTTGCTACTGGTGGTCGGCATACGCTGGCATTGTCAG ATTTAGGACAGATTTGGGGTTGGGGATATGGAGGCGAAGGTCAACTAGGATTGGGTTCCCGGATTAAAATGGTGTCATCTCCTCATCTAATACCTTGCCTTGAATCAATTGGATCTGGAAAAGAAAGATCTTTCATATTACATCAAGGAGGAACAACAACCACGTCTGCTCAAGCTTCTAGAGAACCTGGTCAGTACATCAAGGCCATTTCATGTGGAGGTCGTCATAGCGCAGCAATTACAG ATGCTGGCGGGTTAATAACTTTTGGCTGGGGACTCTATGGACAG TGTGGCCACGGAAACACAAATGACCAGTTAAGGCCCATGGCTGTGTCAGAAGTGAAGAGTGTTCGGATGGAAAGCGTAGCAGCTGGATTGTGGCACACTATTTGCATCTCTAGTGATGGTAAAGTGTATGCCTTCGGTGGAAACCAATTTGGGCAACTGGGAACTGGTACTGATCATGCTGAG ATATTACCGAGGTTGCTGGATGGCCAGAATTTGGAGGGCAAACATGCAAAAGCAGTTAGTTGCGGCGCGCGACATAGTGCGGTTTTGGCAG TTGTTTTAACgagaagaaactaa